Part of the Thermococcus sp. 18S1 genome, CATGAGGATGGCCAACGAGCTGAAGCCGGGCGATGAGATACTGAACATCGCCGGCCCGCTCGGAAACCCCACCGAGATGGAGAAGTTCGGGAAGATACTGGCCATCGGTGCCTACACTGGAATAGTCGAGGTTTACCCCATAGCCAAGGCCTGGCAGGAGTTCGGAAACGACGTTACAACCCTTCACGTCACCTTCGAGCCGATGGTCGTCCTCAAGGATGAGCTGGAGAAAGCCGTCGGCAGGCACATTCTCGAGACCGTCCCGATCGACCCGAACCTCGACTTCCCCACCAACATGAAGAACGTCACCAAGAGGCTGACCGAGAAGGTTAGGGAGCTCCTCGAGAAGGAGGAGTACGATATGGTCTTCATGGTCGGCCCCGCCGGGGACCAGAAGGCCGTTTTCAACGTAGTCAAGGAGTTTGGCGTTCCCATGAAATCAGACCTCCACCCGATAATGGTGGACGGAACCGGAATGTGCGGCGCCTGCCGCGTCACCGTCGGCGGCGAGGTTAAGTT contains:
- a CDS encoding sulfide/dihydroorotate dehydrogenase-like FAD/NAD-binding protein encodes the protein MPYKILEKKEISMRNIWYKIHAPHVAKKVQPGQFVIVRAFKNGERIPLTPVMWDRDEGWIVLITFIRGRTTMRMANELKPGDEILNIAGPLGNPTEMEKFGKILAIGAYTGIVEVYPIAKAWQEFGNDVTTLHVTFEPMVVLKDELEKAVGRHILETVPIDPNLDFPTNMKNVTKRLTEKVRELLEKEEYDMVFMVGPAGDQKAVFNVVKEFGVPMKSDLHPIMVDGTGMCGACRVTVGGEVKFACIDGPEFDAYQVSWDELIARSGYYTDMEQRAMQEYMKALQGGEQ